One window of the Thermococcus sp. P6 genome contains the following:
- a CDS encoding DUF998 domain-containing protein, whose protein sequence is MRKDQLLAGFLSPLVALSGIGAAMIINRSWWRLTDNAISDMGKVGLPYNWVINVPLLISAIMGLYYALGLFREFKNSITRIGIGLFALGLVFLAGISLFPEGTRLHYPVSWGFFLAGSLGFLITGVALWLANMKGFGIFTVLLFTGEVTLARWAFGEFKGVAIPEFIGIFAIVTWHYALLWNLFLRKKE, encoded by the coding sequence ATGAGGAAGGATCAGCTCCTCGCGGGCTTTCTGAGTCCCCTCGTGGCCCTCTCCGGAATAGGGGCGGCCATGATCATAAATCGCTCATGGTGGCGGCTCACTGACAACGCCATAAGCGACATGGGAAAGGTCGGTCTCCCGTACAACTGGGTGATAAACGTTCCCCTGTTGATCTCAGCCATCATGGGGCTTTACTACGCCCTTGGCCTTTTCAGAGAGTTTAAAAACTCGATCACACGGATAGGAATCGGTCTCTTCGCCCTCGGCCTCGTGTTTCTCGCTGGAATATCCCTCTTCCCAGAGGGAACGAGACTCCACTATCCGGTCAGCTGGGGGTTCTTCCTCGCGGGAAGTTTGGGCTTCCTGATCACCGGCGTTGCCCTCTGGCTCGCAAACATGAAGGGCTTCGGGATCTTCACGGTTCTGCTCTTCACGGGGGAGGTTACACTGGCGAGATGGGCCTTCGGAGAATTCAAAGGCGTCGCGATTCCGGAGTTCATAGGAATCTTTGCGATCGTAACGTGGCACTACGCCCTGCTCTGGAACCTGTTTCTCCGAAAAAAGGAATAA
- a CDS encoding SDR family oxidoreductase, translating to MLSIDMSGRLAFTTASSKGIGFGVARVLAKAGADVIILSRSEENLRKARERILSESNVEVHYIVADLTKRGDLKKTVEELENIGEPDTFFFSTGGPKPGYFMEMDMKDWEKAVDLLLYPAVYLTRALVPAMERKGFGRIIYSTSVAIREPIPNIALSNVVRISMAGLVRTLAKELGPKGITVNGIMPGIIRTDRMIQLARDRAGREGKTVEEALQEYAKPIPLGRLGEPEEIGYLVAFLASDLGSYINGAMIPVDGGRLNSVF from the coding sequence ATGTTAAGCATAGACATGTCCGGGCGACTCGCCTTCACAACCGCATCGAGCAAGGGGATCGGCTTCGGGGTTGCGAGGGTTCTGGCGAAGGCCGGGGCCGACGTTATAATCCTGTCGAGGAGCGAGGAGAACCTGAGGAAGGCCCGGGAAAGGATATTGTCGGAAAGCAACGTCGAGGTTCACTACATCGTTGCAGACCTGACCAAAAGGGGGGACCTCAAAAAGACCGTTGAGGAGCTCGAAAACATCGGCGAGCCCGATACGTTCTTCTTCTCAACCGGTGGCCCAAAGCCGGGCTACTTCATGGAGATGGACATGAAAGACTGGGAAAAGGCCGTGGACCTTCTCCTCTACCCGGCAGTCTACCTGACAAGGGCCCTCGTGCCGGCCATGGAGCGGAAGGGATTCGGAAGGATAATCTATTCAACAAGCGTTGCCATAAGGGAGCCCATCCCGAACATAGCCCTCAGCAACGTGGTCAGGATCTCGATGGCGGGCCTCGTGAGAACCCTGGCTAAAGAGCTCGGACCGAAGGGCATAACGGTGAACGGAATAATGCCCGGCATCATCAGAACCGACAGAATGATCCAGCTCGCAAGGGACAGGGCTGGCAGGGAAGGAAAAACCGTTGAAGAGGCCCTTCAGGAGTACGCGAAGCCGATACCCCTCGGGAGACTCGGGGAGCCCGAGGAAATAGGTTATCTGGTGGCGTTTCTCGCGAGCGACCTTGGATCCTACATCAACGGCGCCATGATCCCGGTAGACGGCGGAAGGCTGAACTCCGTCTTTTGA
- a CDS encoding NifB/NifX family molybdenum-iron cluster-binding protein, with product MRIIVSTANGGLEDRVNPAFGRTPTFTVVDVENGSIVNVQVLPNPGYSQPRGAGVTAAQFVIDQGASVVISSQFGPNSSGVLQAAGIRMVSAPATMTVREAIEAFLRGELSGPVFGPEGGGYGYGPGRGMGRGMGRGRGRGMGRGGGYGPGNW from the coding sequence ATGAGAATAATCGTATCAACGGCAAACGGAGGATTGGAAGATCGCGTTAATCCGGCCTTCGGCAGGACTCCAACCTTCACGGTGGTTGACGTCGAGAACGGGAGCATCGTTAACGTTCAGGTCCTTCCCAACCCCGGTTACAGCCAGCCCCGGGGGGCGGGCGTTACGGCTGCCCAGTTCGTCATAGATCAGGGAGCCAGCGTCGTTATCTCCAGCCAGTTCGGGCCCAACTCATCGGGCGTCCTTCAGGCGGCGGGTATAAGAATGGTCTCAGCTCCAGCAACGATGACCGTCAGGGAAGCCATCGAAGCCTTCCTGAGGGGCGAACTTAGCGGGCCAGTTTTCGGCCCCGAGGGTGGAGGCTACGGCTATGGCCCGGGCAGGGGTATGGGCAGAGGTATGGGACGCGGTAGAGGGAGAGGAATGGGCCGGGGTGGCGGTTACGGCCCCGGCAACTGGTGA
- a CDS encoding NifB/NifX family molybdenum-iron cluster-binding protein yields MKIAIPTNGGGVNDTVAPVFARAPAFLIADVDENGEIINSKVLQNGAAMVGGGAGPMAVQTLVNEGVEAVVAPQVGPNALGALQAAGIRVHQVAPGTPVEEAIKTALSGKATFTAPVPPAQAPAYNQYPPAPAYPAYPAYGFGPGRGWRRGRGFGRGWGRGGRGWGARLGYCPWTGQPSRRSWFARFFGWW; encoded by the coding sequence ATGAAGATCGCGATACCCACGAACGGTGGAGGGGTGAACGATACCGTCGCCCCGGTTTTTGCGAGGGCGCCGGCCTTCCTCATAGCGGACGTTGACGAGAACGGCGAGATCATCAACAGCAAGGTCCTCCAGAACGGTGCCGCCATGGTCGGAGGAGGCGCGGGGCCCATGGCCGTGCAGACCCTCGTAAACGAGGGAGTTGAGGCGGTAGTGGCACCGCAGGTCGGGCCCAACGCCCTTGGAGCGCTCCAGGCGGCAGGGATAAGGGTCCATCAGGTCGCCCCGGGAACACCCGTTGAGGAGGCCATAAAGACCGCCCTGAGCGGAAAGGCCACCTTTACGGCACCAGTCCCGCCGGCCCAAGCACCCGCTTACAACCAGTACCCGCCGGCACCCGCGTATCCGGCTTATCCGGCCTACGGCTTTGGCCCGGGCAGGGGCTGGAGAAGAGGAAGAGGCTTCGGAAGAGGCTGGGGCAGAGGAGGAAGAGGCTGGGGAGCCCGTTTAGGATACTGTCCATGGACGGGTCAGCCGAGCAGGAGAAGCTGGTTCGCCCGGTTCTTCGGCTGGTGGTGA
- a CDS encoding NifB/NifX family molybdenum-iron cluster-binding protein, protein MRCLKVAFGMENDETLVDAHYGDSEFFAIYEVCEDGSVKLLEKRVNKAKDFEEEDDGHGDPRKFKAVVGQLMDVDVLAAFRMGPNFLRIRDNTNKAVFFTRTRELSVALQRLVENFDSLWAEVQEKKRT, encoded by the coding sequence ATGCGGTGCCTCAAGGTAGCCTTCGGGATGGAGAACGATGAGACACTTGTGGATGCTCACTACGGGGACTCGGAGTTCTTCGCAATCTACGAGGTCTGCGAAGACGGAAGCGTTAAACTGCTCGAGAAGAGGGTCAACAAAGCGAAGGATTTTGAGGAAGAGGACGATGGACACGGCGACCCGAGGAAGTTCAAAGCGGTGGTAGGTCAGCTCATGGACGTGGACGTTTTAGCGGCCTTCAGAATGGGTCCAAACTTCCTGAGGATAAGGGACAATACGAATAAGGCGGTCTTCTTCACGCGGACGCGAGAGTTGAGCGTGGCACTTCAGAGGCTCGTTGAGAACTTTGATAGCCTGTGGGCAGAGGTTCAGGAAAAGAAAAGAACCTAA
- a CDS encoding P-loop NTPase: MQIAVSGGKGGTGKSTVAINLSIALAERYDLALADLDVEAPNDHLLLGVELAGEEPVELFMPRFDYQKCTRCRKCAEVCAEHAIITMRDGTPFLMPTLCSGCAACEIVCPVPGAILKGSRLVGHTYLTETPYGFSLVTGKLREGEERAMPVVVRAKNRAKALGKKLLLVDTAAGTSNTVSKALEDSQLIIAVTEPTPLGIHDGELILRLADLMDVPAMVVVNRSDLGDPERVREVAEKYGAEVIAEIPYSENIVRSYVRGEPIVLTDHPEAKTFREIASRVIEFLG; encoded by the coding sequence TTGCAGATAGCCGTGAGTGGTGGAAAAGGGGGAACTGGAAAGTCAACCGTTGCCATTAACCTGTCCATAGCCCTAGCGGAAAGATACGACCTCGCTCTGGCGGACCTCGACGTCGAGGCCCCAAACGATCATCTTCTCCTCGGCGTGGAACTGGCGGGTGAGGAACCGGTCGAGCTTTTCATGCCGCGCTTTGACTACCAGAAGTGCACCCGCTGCAGAAAGTGCGCGGAGGTTTGCGCGGAGCACGCGATAATAACCATGCGTGACGGGACGCCCTTCCTGATGCCCACACTGTGTTCCGGGTGTGCCGCCTGCGAGATAGTCTGTCCGGTCCCGGGGGCCATTCTGAAGGGTAGCAGGCTGGTGGGACACACCTACCTTACCGAGACGCCCTACGGCTTCTCCCTCGTGACCGGGAAACTCCGGGAGGGTGAGGAGAGGGCAATGCCCGTCGTGGTCCGTGCCAAGAACAGGGCAAAAGCTCTGGGGAAGAAGCTCTTGCTCGTGGACACTGCCGCGGGAACGAGCAACACCGTCTCAAAGGCCCTTGAAGATTCACAGCTTATTATAGCCGTCACCGAGCCAACGCCGCTCGGCATTCACGACGGTGAGCTGATCCTCAGGCTGGCCGATCTGATGGACGTTCCGGCGATGGTGGTTGTTAACCGCTCCGACCTCGGAGATCCGGAGAGGGTCCGGGAAGTGGCGGAGAAGTACGGTGCCGAGGTGATAGCGGAGATACCCTACAGCGAGAACATAGTGAGGAGCTACGTCAGGGGAGAACCTATAGTCCTTACGGATCATCCCGAGGCTAAAACCTTCAGGGAGATCGCTTCCAGAGTGATTGAGTTTCTGGGGTGA
- a CDS encoding P-loop NTPase, whose amino-acid sequence MQVVIASGKGGVGKSTVTASLLYLLRNEYRLIAVDADADAPNLGLLLGVENWEEERELIGAKVARINTESCVRCGICAERCPYDCIKFVDGDYLVNDLICEGCNVCGLVCPIPGTVTIEEVRSGVVRKTTTKYGFPLISAQLDVGRPNSGKLVTEEKEWAGRLMKELGLEHMIVDSAAGIGCQVIASIGGADLTILIAEPTPASLSDVQRAYRVVQHFRQPAYLIINKADLNPGFTALEEWAEAEGIPILGEIPYDRAIPRSMSMLKPFVEAFPGSKASKAIEDIAEAVKEKILR is encoded by the coding sequence ATGCAGGTGGTAATAGCGAGCGGTAAGGGTGGCGTTGGGAAGAGCACGGTAACGGCCTCACTCCTCTATCTGCTCAGGAACGAGTACAGATTGATAGCTGTCGATGCCGATGCCGACGCACCGAACCTCGGCCTGCTCCTCGGGGTGGAAAACTGGGAGGAGGAGAGGGAACTTATAGGTGCAAAGGTGGCGAGGATAAACACCGAGAGCTGCGTGAGGTGCGGTATCTGCGCGGAGAGATGTCCCTACGACTGTATTAAGTTCGTCGATGGAGATTACCTTGTCAATGACCTGATATGTGAGGGCTGTAACGTCTGCGGCCTCGTCTGCCCCATCCCGGGCACTGTAACCATCGAGGAAGTGCGTTCGGGCGTGGTCAGAAAAACGACTACAAAATACGGCTTCCCCCTGATCTCGGCTCAACTCGACGTTGGAAGGCCGAACAGCGGAAAACTCGTCACGGAAGAGAAGGAGTGGGCCGGCAGACTTATGAAGGAACTCGGTCTGGAGCACATGATAGTCGATAGCGCCGCTGGCATAGGCTGTCAGGTCATAGCGAGCATAGGTGGAGCGGATCTGACGATACTGATTGCAGAGCCAACCCCGGCTTCACTGAGCGACGTCCAGCGTGCTTACAGGGTCGTTCAGCACTTCAGACAGCCGGCTTACCTGATAATCAACAAGGCCGACCTCAACCCCGGCTTCACGGCTCTCGAGGAGTGGGCCGAGGCCGAGGGAATCCCGATACTCGGCGAGATTCCCTACGACAGGGCAATCCCGAGGAGCATGAGCATGCTAAAGCCCTTCGTTGAGGCGTTCCCCGGGTCGAAGGCTTCAAAGGCCATTGAAGATATCGCAGAGGCCGTTAAGGAAAAGATCCTAAGGTAG
- a CDS encoding radical SAM protein, producing MIAFGPVPSRRLGKSLGINNIPDKVCSYACVYCQIGRTLRMELERRPFYPPEMVFKEVKRKVQESREKGERIDYLTFVPDGEPTLDANLGKEVDTLRTLGIPLAILTNSSLIWREDVQNDLLKFDFVSLKLDAVSEDLWRRIDRPHKTLRLDMILDAMLEFRKEFGNKLVTETMLVDGVDYGRELERIAGFLRELKPDVAYIAIPTRPPWEKWVKPAREEVINEAFQLFAGALGEDRVEYLIGYEGNSFAFTGNVERDILSITAVHPMREEAVKELLRKANRGWEVVERLIEEGKLMELEYNGKKFYMRKLKSRELP from the coding sequence ATGATAGCCTTCGGACCCGTACCTTCGAGAAGACTGGGCAAAAGCCTCGGGATAAACAACATCCCGGATAAGGTGTGCTCATACGCATGCGTCTACTGCCAGATAGGGCGAACCCTCAGGATGGAACTCGAGAGAAGGCCCTTTTACCCGCCGGAGATGGTATTTAAGGAGGTCAAAAGGAAGGTTCAGGAGAGCCGGGAAAAGGGAGAACGTATAGACTACCTGACCTTCGTGCCGGACGGTGAACCAACCCTCGACGCGAACCTCGGAAAGGAGGTTGATACCCTGAGGACGCTGGGGATACCGCTGGCGATTCTAACGAACTCGTCCCTCATCTGGAGGGAGGACGTGCAGAACGACCTCCTGAAGTTCGACTTCGTTTCCCTGAAGCTGGACGCCGTAAGTGAGGACCTGTGGAGGAGGATAGACCGCCCCCATAAGACCCTGAGGCTCGACATGATCCTCGATGCCATGCTGGAATTCAGGAAAGAATTCGGGAACAAACTCGTGACCGAGACGATGCTCGTGGATGGGGTGGACTACGGGAGAGAGCTTGAAAGGATCGCCGGCTTCCTGAGGGAGCTGAAGCCGGACGTGGCCTACATAGCGATCCCCACGAGACCACCGTGGGAGAAGTGGGTGAAGCCGGCCAGAGAGGAGGTCATCAACGAAGCCTTCCAGCTCTTCGCCGGTGCGCTCGGTGAGGATAGGGTGGAGTACCTCATTGGATACGAGGGCAACAGCTTCGCCTTCACCGGAAACGTGGAGAGGGACATACTGAGCATCACGGCCGTTCACCCGATGCGCGAGGAGGCCGTAAAGGAGCTCCTGAGAAAGGCAAACAGAGGGTGGGAGGTAGTTGAGAGGCTGATCGAGGAGGGGAAACTCATGGAACTTGAGTACAACGGGAAGAAATTCTACATGAGAAAATTAAAGAGCAGGGAACTACCTTAG
- a CDS encoding DUF4870 domain-containing protein — translation MEESPPAEPKKTSLGMEENVEGLLAYLLGWLTGIILLVLEKESDFARFHAMQSTITFLGITVLSYIFAIIPIIGWILADLLWLLGLILWILGMLKAYSGERYKFPIVGDLAEEWLGKVNV, via the coding sequence ATGGAAGAAAGTCCACCTGCCGAACCAAAGAAGACCTCCCTCGGAATGGAGGAGAACGTTGAAGGATTGCTGGCCTACCTTCTGGGATGGCTCACGGGGATAATCTTGCTCGTGCTTGAAAAGGAGAGCGATTTCGCCCGTTTCCACGCCATGCAGTCAACGATAACCTTCCTCGGGATAACCGTGCTGAGCTACATCTTCGCGATCATACCCATCATAGGATGGATCCTCGCCGATCTCCTATGGCTACTCGGCCTGATACTTTGGATACTTGGAATGCTCAAGGCCTACAGCGGTGAACGCTACAAGTTCCCCATAGTGGGGGACCTGGCCGAGGAATGGCTCGGAAAGGTTAACGTCTGA
- the pfdA gene encoding prefoldin subunit alpha, producing the protein MAGTNEQLERLAYEYQLLQAQAQVLSQNLELLTLGRNEFMAVRETLEKLRDMEEEKPEVLLPLGAGSFLKARVEDREHAIVSVGAGYAVEKGIDDAIVYLEERIKEHDETIARTQEALKRLEGQLGELAKKAQELQQKQAVGSSPKR; encoded by the coding sequence ATGGCCGGAACCAACGAGCAACTTGAAAGGCTCGCTTACGAGTACCAGCTCCTTCAGGCGCAGGCTCAGGTCCTGTCCCAGAACCTCGAGCTGCTCACCCTTGGAAGGAACGAGTTTATGGCAGTTAGGGAAACGCTGGAAAAGCTCAGGGATATGGAGGAGGAAAAACCGGAGGTTTTGCTCCCCCTGGGGGCCGGCTCCTTCCTGAAGGCCCGTGTGGAGGACAGGGAGCACGCGATAGTAAGCGTCGGTGCGGGTTACGCGGTTGAGAAGGGCATCGACGATGCGATAGTCTACCTCGAGGAGCGCATCAAAGAACACGACGAAACCATAGCACGGACGCAGGAAGCCCTCAAGAGGCTTGAGGGACAGCTCGGAGAGCTGGCGAAGAAGGCCCAGGAACTCCAGCAAAAGCAGGCCGTGGGGTCCAGCCCGAAGCGCTGA
- a CDS encoding SDR family oxidoreductase produces MKNKLIVVTGGAGFIGSHIAWELVKDNEVVVIDNLHTGKEENVPPGAKLLKADIRDYGAVREVIGESDYVFHEAAQVSVVESIRDPLFTEEVNVLGTLNVLRALLEGHGKLVFASSAAVYGNNPNLPLRETEKPDPLSPYGVTKAAAEMYLRVFHELYGLPVVALRYFNVFGPRQGTNQYAGVISIFINRALKNEPLVIFGDGKQTRDFIYVKDVVRANVLAAESGRSNGRVFNVATGRDTSVLELATKVIEITGARSPILFDKPRPGDVRHSLADIREIRKLGFEPEFSLEEGLKETVKWYARAHQR; encoded by the coding sequence ATGAAAAACAAACTGATCGTCGTAACCGGGGGAGCGGGCTTCATAGGGTCCCACATCGCATGGGAGCTGGTGAAGGACAACGAGGTGGTCGTTATAGACAACCTCCACACGGGAAAGGAGGAGAACGTTCCACCGGGGGCTAAACTCCTTAAGGCCGACATCAGGGACTACGGGGCGGTAAGGGAAGTCATCGGCGAGTCCGATTACGTCTTCCACGAAGCGGCTCAGGTTAGCGTCGTTGAGAGCATCCGGGATCCCCTTTTCACTGAGGAGGTGAACGTCCTCGGAACGCTCAACGTCCTCAGGGCGCTCCTCGAGGGACACGGGAAGCTCGTATTCGCTTCATCGGCTGCGGTCTACGGGAACAACCCGAACCTGCCGCTCAGGGAAACGGAAAAACCGGACCCCCTGTCCCCCTACGGCGTCACGAAAGCTGCCGCCGAGATGTACCTCCGGGTCTTCCACGAGTTGTACGGCCTGCCGGTGGTGGCGCTCCGCTACTTCAACGTCTTCGGCCCGCGGCAGGGCACAAACCAGTACGCGGGGGTCATAAGCATCTTCATCAACCGCGCCCTGAAGAACGAGCCCCTCGTGATCTTCGGCGATGGAAAGCAGACGAGGGATTTCATCTACGTGAAGGACGTCGTCAGGGCCAACGTCCTCGCGGCCGAGAGCGGGAGGAGCAACGGGAGGGTCTTCAACGTCGCGACCGGAAGGGACACAAGCGTGCTGGAGCTCGCCACGAAGGTTATCGAAATCACAGGGGCGAGGAGTCCGATACTCTTTGACAAACCGAGACCCGGGGACGTGAGGCACAGCCTTGCGGACATAAGGGAGATAAGAAAGCTCGGCTTCGAGCCGGAGTTTTCGCTGGAGGAGGGGCTGAAGGAGACGGTGAAGTGGTACGCCAGGGCCCACCAACGCTGA